The Euphorbia lathyris chromosome 4, ddEupLath1.1, whole genome shotgun sequence genomic interval CTTTGTGGTGATGCTGATATTTCTTTTAAGTATCAGTTACCTGGTGAAGATCTCGATGCTTTGATTTCTGTTACCAATGATGATGATCTTGAACATATGATGCATGAGTATGATCGTGTTTTCCGTGCTTCTGCTAAACCTGCACGTATGCGGCTTTTCTTATTCCCGATCAATCCTTCGCCGGCGGCGAGTTTCGGTTCTGAAGGATCTAAATCGGAACGAGACCGTTTCGTTGATGCCTTGAATTCGGGTCCTAATCCAGTTGCTGATCCGAATAAACCGGCGAATAATGTTGATTTCTTGTTCGGGTTGGATAATAAAGGTGTTCATCTGACTCCTCTGGCAGTCAAAGTGCCTGATTTACCCGACGTGCATGTCGGCGTGGCCCATGATGACCGGGTCATGGGATCCGATCCGGTTAGTATACAGACTCAGCTGCAGCGGATGCAGATTAGAGAACAGGAACAACAAAATATGTATAGAAAGACCAGTGATGACAATTTAATGGGCGGTTATACCGGCGATTATTACGTTCAGAAATTACCGGATAAAGCTCTTAATCCGAATCTACCGGTCACCGTTCCTCCGACTGTGACTGCTCCTGCCGGATACTGGCCTGAAAAACAGATGCAGGGCGGAGGATTCCAGCAACCACCTATGGCGGTAACTACTGCACAGGTTCCCCAGGAACAACAGCAGCAACAACAGGTTTATGTTTTTCCTGGTCCAACTCCGGGAACGGTTTATCACACTCCGGTAATGCGACAGGTCGCCGGCCAATCAGGTCAACAACAGTATTTCATGCAGCGGATGGGAGGACCTGATGTTTACCGGGAACAACAGATGTATAATATGGTCCCACAACAGCAACAACAGCAACCCCCAATTTCAGGAACCATGGGAATGGTGAGACCGAGTGGAGGGGTGACGGAAACTGCTTATGCACAAATGGCGTATGATAACGCAGTTGGGAGACAAGTATACTACACTGCGCAGGGAGGTGTAATGCAGCAAGGTAATCCGTATC includes:
- the LOC136226083 gene encoding uncharacterized protein isoform X2; its protein translation is MENYSYSNSYPESGESSPRSREIDFENPTPWEDQSQIPSQNYKAKFMCSYGGKIHPRPHDNQLSYIAGETKILAVDRNVKFSVMISKLASLCGDADISFKYQLPGEDLDALISVTNDDDLEHMMHEYDRVFRASAKPARMRLFLFPINPSPAASFGSEGSKSERDRFVDALNSGPNPVADPNKPANNVDFLFGLDNKGVHLTPLAVKVPDLPDVHVGVAHDDRVMGSDPVSIQTQLQRMQIREQEQQNMYRKTSDDNLMGGYTGDYYVQKLPDKALNPNLPVTVPPTVTAPAGYWPEKQMQGGGFQQPPMAVTTAQVPQEQQQQQQVYVFPGPTPGTVYHTPVMRQVAGQSGQQQYFMQRMGGPDVYREQQMYNMVPQQQQQQPPISGTMGMVRPSGGVTETAYAQMAYDNAVGRQVYYTAQGGVMQQGNPYPQAVGGIAVSGEMRHVGGGGAMNQNQNQNQNQNQEGRSI
- the LOC136226083 gene encoding uncharacterized protein isoform X1, translating into MENYSYSNSYPESGESSPRSREIDFENPTPWEDQSQIPSQNYKAKFMCSYGGKIHPRPHDNQLSYIAGETKILAVDRNVKFSVMISKLASLCGDADISFKYQLPGEDLDALISVTNDDDLEHMMHEYDRVFRASAKPARMRLFLFPINPSPAASFGSEGSKSERDRFVDALNSGPNPVADPNKPANNVDFLFGLDNKGVHLTPLAVKVPDLPDVHVGVAHDDRVMGSDPVSIQTQLQRMQIREQEQQNMYRKTSDDNLMGGYTGDYYVQKLPDKALNPNLPVTVPPTVTAPAGYWPEKQMQGGGFQQPPMAVTTAQVPQEQQQQQQVYVFPGPTPGTVYHTPVMRQVAGQSGQQQYFMQRMGGPDVYREQQMYNMVPQQQQQQPPISGTMGMVRPSGGVTETAYAQMAYDNAVGRQVYYTAQGGVMQQGNPYPQAVGGIAVSGEMRHVGGGGAMNQNQNQNQNQNQEGVGRSI